The following proteins come from a genomic window of Paenibacillus sp. CAA11:
- the acnA gene encoding aconitate hydratase AcnA, translating to MTVQDSFSASRTLEVGGKTYRYYDLQALEAQGLGSVSKLPFSIKVLLEAAVRQFDGRAITQEHVKQIAGWSDSRDENKEIPFIPARIVLQDFTGVPVVVDLAAMRDTVKKAGGDPKQINPLVPVDLVIDHSVMVDAFGSPEALEYNMNVEFERNEERYRFLRWAQTAFNNFRAVPPATGIVHQVNLEYLASVAATKVVDGETLVFPDSLVGTDSHTTMINGLGVVGWGVGGIEAEAGMLGQPLYFVTPEVIGFKLTGSLTEGATATDLALTVTQMLRKKGVVGKFVEFYGPGLANISLADRATVANMAPEYGATIGYFPIDHETLNYLRSTGRSDEQVELVEAYYKAQGMFRTSSTPDPEFTDLIELDLASVVPSLAGPKRPQDRIELTDMKKSFNDIIRTPVDKGGYGLSDAKIAEQVSVKHPNGQESKLGTGAVVIAAITSCTNTSNPSVMLGAGLLAKKAVERGLTKPAYVKSSLTPGSLVVTEYLEKAGLIAPLEQLGFHVAGYGCATCIGNSGPLPDEVSAAIADNDLTVAAVLSGNRNFEGRVHAQVKANYLASPPLVVAYALAGTVNIDLQNDPLGYDPAGEPVYLKDIWPSSQEIKDAIGLSVSPDMFRSKYENVFTQNERWNSIPVPEGELYEWDEKSTYIQNPPFFSKLAEGLQDIEEVRQARVLALLGDSVTTDHISPAGNISPTSPAGIYLNEHGVARKDYNSYGSRRGNHEVMMRGTFANIRIRNQVAPGTEGGVTKYLPTDTVMSIYDASMNYQAQGQNLIVIAGKEYGTGSSRDWAAKGTYLLGVKAVIAESFERIHRSNLVGMGVLPLQFQEGTSWHSLGIDGTETFDILGLSNEVKPGQLLTVVVTRQDGTQFEFQAVARLDSMVDVDYYHNGGILQTVLRQMIEASPVQ from the coding sequence ATGACTGTTCAAGATTCATTCTCCGCATCACGTACGCTCGAAGTCGGAGGCAAGACCTACCGTTATTATGACCTTCAAGCCCTTGAAGCCCAAGGTTTGGGCAGCGTTTCCAAACTGCCGTTCTCCATCAAGGTTCTGCTCGAAGCGGCTGTACGTCAATTTGACGGCCGGGCCATCACCCAAGAACATGTGAAGCAAATCGCCGGCTGGAGTGATAGTCGCGATGAGAATAAAGAAATCCCCTTCATTCCTGCACGGATTGTGCTGCAGGACTTTACTGGCGTTCCTGTAGTCGTGGATCTCGCCGCAATGCGCGATACCGTCAAGAAGGCGGGAGGAGATCCTAAGCAGATTAACCCGCTTGTTCCTGTAGACCTTGTTATCGACCACTCCGTCATGGTCGACGCCTTCGGCAGCCCCGAAGCGCTTGAATATAATATGAACGTAGAATTTGAACGCAATGAAGAGCGCTACCGCTTCCTTCGCTGGGCCCAAACCGCGTTCAACAATTTCCGCGCCGTTCCTCCAGCCACAGGCATCGTGCACCAGGTTAACCTGGAATATCTGGCGTCCGTAGCGGCAACCAAGGTAGTTGACGGGGAGACCCTCGTATTCCCCGACTCTCTGGTCGGCACAGACTCCCACACCACCATGATCAACGGCCTTGGCGTTGTCGGCTGGGGTGTGGGCGGTATTGAAGCGGAAGCAGGCATGCTCGGACAACCGCTGTATTTTGTAACCCCTGAGGTCATCGGCTTTAAGCTGACCGGCAGCCTGACCGAAGGCGCTACAGCGACCGATCTTGCGCTTACTGTTACCCAAATGCTCCGCAAGAAGGGTGTTGTCGGCAAGTTTGTTGAGTTCTACGGACCGGGTCTTGCCAACATCAGCCTGGCTGACCGGGCAACTGTAGCCAACATGGCTCCTGAATACGGGGCAACGATCGGATATTTCCCGATTGATCATGAGACTTTGAACTATCTTCGCAGCACAGGACGCTCCGATGAGCAAGTAGAGCTGGTCGAAGCCTATTACAAGGCACAAGGGATGTTCCGCACAAGCAGTACGCCGGATCCAGAATTTACGGACCTGATCGAACTCGACCTGGCCTCTGTCGTTCCAAGCTTGGCTGGTCCGAAGCGTCCGCAGGATCGGATCGAGCTGACCGATATGAAGAAAAGCTTCAACGATATTATCCGTACACCTGTAGACAAAGGCGGATACGGCCTCAGCGACGCGAAGATTGCCGAACAAGTATCGGTGAAGCATCCTAATGGGCAGGAGAGCAAGCTTGGCACCGGAGCGGTTGTTATCGCCGCGATCACAAGCTGCACCAACACCTCAAACCCAAGCGTAATGCTCGGGGCAGGCCTGCTGGCCAAGAAGGCCGTTGAGCGCGGGCTAACCAAACCTGCGTATGTGAAGAGCAGCTTGACACCAGGGTCACTTGTGGTGACGGAGTATCTGGAGAAGGCCGGCCTCATCGCCCCGCTGGAGCAGCTTGGCTTCCACGTAGCCGGCTATGGCTGTGCCACCTGTATCGGCAACTCAGGCCCGCTGCCGGATGAAGTCAGCGCGGCGATTGCCGATAATGATCTGACGGTGGCTGCCGTGCTTTCCGGGAACCGGAACTTTGAAGGCCGTGTACACGCCCAGGTAAAGGCCAACTATCTGGCTTCACCGCCGCTGGTCGTTGCCTATGCTCTTGCCGGCACCGTTAACATCGACCTGCAGAATGATCCGCTTGGATATGATCCTGCAGGAGAGCCTGTATATCTGAAGGATATTTGGCCTTCCTCTCAGGAAATCAAAGACGCGATCGGACTGAGTGTCAGCCCGGATATGTTCCGCAGCAAGTACGAGAATGTCTTCACACAGAATGAACGCTGGAACTCAATCCCTGTACCTGAGGGCGAGCTCTATGAATGGGATGAGAAGTCCACTTACATTCAGAACCCGCCATTCTTTAGCAAGCTGGCTGAAGGGCTCCAGGATATTGAAGAAGTTCGTCAAGCCCGCGTGCTCGCACTGCTCGGCGACTCGGTTACAACGGATCATATCTCCCCGGCCGGAAATATTTCGCCGACCAGCCCTGCCGGCATCTACCTGAACGAGCACGGAGTGGCCCGCAAGGATTACAACTCCTACGGCTCACGCCGCGGCAATCACGAAGTGATGATGCGCGGAACATTCGCCAACATCCGGATTCGCAACCAGGTCGCGCCCGGCACAGAGGGTGGCGTAACGAAGTATCTGCCGACGGATACGGTGATGTCGATTTATGATGCCTCTATGAACTACCAGGCCCAAGGTCAGAACCTGATCGTCATCGCCGGCAAGGAATACGGAACAGGAAGCTCCCGCGATTGGGCAGCCAAAGGGACCTATCTGCTGGGCGTGAAGGCCGTCATCGCCGAGAGCTTTGAACGGATCCACCGCAGCAACCTGGTCGGCATGGGCGTCCTGCCGCTCCAATTCCAGGAGGGCACAAGCTGGCACAGCCTCGGGATTGATGGCACAGAAACGTTCGACATCCTGGGACTAAGCAATGAAGTCAAGCCTGGACAACTGCTTACTGTAGTAGTCACCCGTCAAGACGGAACGCAGTTTGAATTCCAGGCTGTAGCGAGACTGGACAGCATGGTGGATGTGGATTACTACCATAACGGAGGTATTCTCCAAACCGTTCTGCGGCAAATGATCGAAGCCTCCCCAGTACAATAA
- a CDS encoding amidase domain-containing protein, translating to MAEEWKNVLSAYIEQQNREEVDYRPHGGPTVVTDLDYLVQRGARRARMEAWYADRGAKPLRSETRAKLLGETQILPNEVEVELQLRRKIIYRKGGIRHREERIDRQWLNLLRDGSGWLIERVRQEVPERHPVRVSSAEFGDEVRRSEGGAPFLNQEVLGGGRPSRRPAYRREEAVLYADRWWDSFNPEFAAFEVDCTNYISQCLFAGGAPINYTGKRESGWWYKGYIGSKEAWSYSWAVSNSLEGYLSSSRTGLQAVPVERAEELELGDVIIYDWDGNGAFQHSTIVTAFDAGGMPLVNAHTTSSRHRYWDYKDSYAWTENTVYRFFHIPDRF from the coding sequence ATGGCCGAAGAGTGGAAAAATGTGCTGTCTGCTTATATTGAACAGCAAAATCGGGAAGAAGTAGACTATCGTCCGCACGGTGGACCGACAGTAGTCACGGATCTGGACTATCTTGTGCAGCGGGGAGCACGAAGAGCACGAATGGAAGCCTGGTATGCAGATCGAGGCGCTAAGCCGCTTCGCTCTGAGACTCGTGCTAAGCTGCTTGGGGAGACGCAGATTCTACCGAACGAGGTGGAGGTTGAGCTGCAGCTGCGGCGTAAAATTATCTATCGCAAAGGAGGGATCCGTCACCGGGAGGAGCGAATTGACCGCCAGTGGCTGAACCTGCTGCGGGATGGTTCAGGGTGGCTTATTGAACGTGTGCGTCAGGAAGTTCCAGAGCGGCATCCGGTCAGAGTAAGTTCTGCCGAGTTTGGAGATGAAGTCCGGCGCAGTGAGGGCGGAGCCCCTTTTCTCAATCAAGAAGTGCTTGGGGGAGGGAGACCGTCACGAAGACCCGCTTATCGGCGCGAGGAGGCGGTTTTGTATGCAGATCGCTGGTGGGACAGCTTTAATCCGGAATTTGCGGCATTTGAAGTAGACTGCACGAACTACATCTCCCAGTGTCTCTTTGCAGGCGGAGCCCCAATAAACTATACTGGAAAAAGAGAATCAGGCTGGTGGTACAAGGGGTATATTGGCTCCAAAGAAGCCTGGAGCTACAGCTGGGCTGTATCGAATAGTCTGGAAGGGTACTTAAGCTCAAGCCGGACGGGGCTTCAAGCCGTGCCTGTAGAGCGAGCGGAAGAGCTGGAGCTTGGCGATGTCATTATTTATGATTGGGATGGCAACGGGGCGTTTCAGCATAGCACCATCGTTACGGCTTTTGATGCTGGAGGCATGCCGCTTGTCAATGCGCATACGACCAGCAGCCGCCACCGGTACTGGGATTACAAAGATTCTTATGCATGGACCGAGAATACGGTATATCGATTCTTTCATATTCCGGACCGGTTCTAA
- a CDS encoding D-alanine--D-alanine ligase, with amino-acid sequence MGQDKRVVGLIYGGKSGEHEISLSTAFAVMNAFNYEQHELIPFYITKQGEWKVGGKLTAPFTSQAELKLDGAVGGTSQAMNLLFSKLSTGVGAVDVVFPLLHGTYGEDGTIQGLFEMASLPYVGAGVLASAAGMDKVVMKKLFADAGLDQCKYCYFTASEWERSSHALIQGMEEKLGYPCFVKPANLGSSVGISKAANREELVKAVAVALRYDVKVIVEENVDAREIEVGVLGNEEALASIPGEVVSSSDYYDYQAKYLDGKSQMLIPAPLDTELADQIRELAVKAFKAIECSGLCRADFFVRKSDGAILINEVNTMPGFTPFSMYPLLWRETGVSYESLLDRLIELALERYEVRQGLNFENGVN; translated from the coding sequence ATGGGACAGGACAAACGGGTCGTCGGGCTTATTTACGGCGGCAAATCAGGAGAACACGAGATATCACTTTCGACAGCCTTTGCTGTTATGAATGCATTTAATTATGAGCAACATGAATTGATTCCTTTCTATATTACGAAGCAGGGAGAATGGAAAGTGGGCGGAAAGCTGACAGCTCCATTTACCTCCCAGGCTGAGCTGAAGCTGGATGGCGCTGTAGGCGGTACATCGCAAGCGATGAACCTGTTATTCAGCAAGCTATCGACAGGTGTAGGTGCTGTGGATGTAGTGTTCCCGCTCCTTCACGGTACGTATGGGGAAGACGGCACCATTCAGGGATTGTTCGAAATGGCGTCTCTTCCTTATGTTGGCGCTGGTGTTCTTGCATCAGCTGCCGGAATGGACAAAGTTGTAATGAAGAAGCTGTTTGCGGATGCGGGACTCGATCAGTGCAAATACTGTTATTTCACGGCCTCCGAATGGGAACGCAGCAGCCATGCTTTGATTCAAGGAATGGAAGAGAAGCTCGGGTATCCTTGCTTTGTCAAACCAGCCAATCTTGGTTCCAGCGTAGGGATCTCCAAAGCAGCCAACCGCGAGGAGCTGGTGAAGGCCGTAGCGGTTGCCCTTCGTTATGATGTGAAGGTTATTGTTGAAGAGAATGTGGATGCCCGTGAAATTGAGGTTGGCGTGCTTGGAAATGAAGAGGCACTGGCCTCCATTCCTGGGGAGGTGGTATCCTCCAGTGATTACTACGATTACCAAGCTAAATATCTAGACGGCAAATCTCAAATGCTGATCCCAGCGCCGCTCGATACCGAGCTGGCAGATCAAATTCGCGAGCTTGCTGTGAAAGCCTTCAAAGCGATCGAATGCAGCGGTCTATGCCGTGCGGACTTCTTCGTCCGCAAATCGGACGGCGCCATTCTGATTAATGAAGTGAATACCATGCCTGGATTTACGCCGTTCAGCATGTATCCGCTGCTGTGGAGAGAGACCGGTGTATCTTATGAGTCTTTGCTTGACCGTCTGATTGAACTGGCGCTTGAGCGCTACGAGGTTCGGCAAGGTCTGAACTTCGAGAACGGCGTGAATTAA
- the uvsE gene encoding UV DNA damage repair endonuclease UvsE: protein MKVRFGYVAMSTSEVMKGVSPSKTMTMKSFQKIADRPAAIRKLEHIAAENLHNTLRLLKHNTYNDIKVYRLTSKLIPLATHQDLADWDPFAVLQSAFREVGDYANTHGMRLSFHPDHFTVLSTPRPEVLKSSVRDLSYHMRMLDAMGLNARAKNNIHVGGSYGDKQAAGERFVDAVTSLPESYKQRLTFENDDKTFTAVETLELCERLAIPMVLDIHHHWVNNDGERPDELWSRVLDTWRTPYAQADSPSDDPLPPKIHASSPKGASDPRSHADGVEAGPLLEFLRRIASYTDAVDVMIEAKLKDGALFGLMDELKRYEEDGVKVLDGATVEITP, encoded by the coding sequence ATGAAGGTGCGCTTCGGCTATGTTGCGATGTCTACGTCCGAGGTCATGAAGGGAGTTTCGCCGTCTAAGACGATGACGATGAAGAGCTTCCAGAAGATTGCTGACAGACCGGCTGCGATCCGCAAGCTAGAGCATATTGCAGCCGAGAATCTTCATAATACGCTTCGCCTGCTTAAGCACAACACCTATAATGACATTAAGGTGTACAGACTCACCTCCAAGCTGATTCCACTAGCCACCCATCAGGATCTGGCGGATTGGGATCCCTTTGCGGTGCTGCAAAGCGCTTTCCGGGAAGTGGGGGACTACGCTAATACACATGGGATGAGGCTGTCGTTCCACCCGGACCATTTTACGGTGCTCAGCACCCCCCGCCCTGAAGTGCTTAAGAGCTCTGTCCGTGACCTGAGCTATCACATGAGGATGCTTGATGCTATGGGACTGAATGCGAGGGCTAAGAACAATATTCATGTCGGCGGTTCGTATGGCGATAAGCAGGCGGCTGGTGAGCGCTTTGTGGATGCTGTTACATCGCTTCCTGAATCTTATAAGCAGCGTCTTACATTTGAGAATGATGATAAGACGTTCACAGCTGTGGAGACCCTTGAATTGTGTGAACGCTTGGCCATCCCGATGGTGCTGGACATACATCATCATTGGGTTAACAACGATGGAGAGCGGCCGGACGAGCTCTGGTCCCGGGTACTGGATACATGGCGGACGCCTTACGCTCAGGCGGACTCGCCGTCAGATGATCCGCTGCCGCCGAAGATCCATGCTTCGAGTCCGAAGGGTGCAAGTGACCCGCGCAGCCATGCCGATGGCGTGGAAGCGGGGCCGCTGCTGGAATTCTTGAGAAGGATCGCGTCTTATACGGATGCGGTGGATGTCATGATCGAGGCGAAGCTGAAGGACGGGGCGCTTTTTGGGTTGATGGATGAATTGAAGCGTTACGAGGAAGATGGTGTAAAGGTGCTGGACGGGGCTACGGTAGAAATCACTCCGTAA
- the fabI gene encoding enoyl-ACP reductase FabI: MSNLLAGKNVIVMGVANERSIAWAIAQSLASQGARLAFTYESERVEGRVRKLADTIPGSMVLPCNVTSDAEIDGLAEQLKAEFGVLHGLVHSIAFAKGEDLAGEFAQTSREGFALANDISVYSLVAVSHRLAPLMTEGGSIMTMTYMGSERVMRNYNVMGVAKAGLEAAVRYLANDFGPKGIRVNAISAGPIRTLAAKGISDFNSILKEVEEKAPLRKTTETAEVGDTAMFLVSHLSRGITGEIIYVDGGYNIVGA; encoded by the coding sequence ATGAGCAACCTATTAGCAGGAAAGAACGTAATCGTGATGGGCGTTGCCAATGAACGAAGCATCGCCTGGGCCATCGCGCAGAGCCTAGCCTCTCAAGGCGCGCGCCTGGCATTTACATACGAAAGTGAGCGGGTGGAAGGCCGCGTGCGCAAGCTTGCGGACACTATTCCAGGGTCGATGGTACTTCCATGCAATGTAACATCGGATGCCGAAATCGATGGCCTGGCAGAACAGCTGAAAGCGGAGTTTGGCGTTCTTCATGGCCTGGTGCACAGTATCGCTTTTGCCAAAGGAGAAGATCTGGCCGGAGAGTTCGCGCAGACCTCCCGCGAAGGCTTTGCCCTCGCCAACGACATCAGCGTCTATTCTCTGGTGGCCGTCTCCCATCGGCTCGCTCCGCTGATGACCGAGGGCGGAAGCATCATGACCATGACATATATGGGATCTGAGCGTGTGATGCGCAACTATAATGTCATGGGCGTAGCCAAAGCCGGCCTTGAAGCGGCCGTCCGCTATTTGGCGAATGACTTCGGTCCGAAGGGAATCCGCGTCAACGCCATTTCGGCAGGCCCGATCCGCACGCTGGCAGCCAAGGGCATTAGTGATTTTAACTCGATCCTCAAAGAAGTCGAAGAGAAGGCACCTCTACGCAAAACCACCGAAACCGCCGAGGTGGGGGATACTGCAATGTTCCTAGTCAGCCATTTATCCCGCGGAATTACCGGAGAGATAATCTATGTGGACGGCGGGTACAATATTGTTGGTGCTTAA
- a CDS encoding inositol monophosphatase family protein, whose product MEPSNNKNKMPYVVSSKSPTAVAINAAAKTGEWIKSRLGAFKELGTKLSPQDLVTDVDKGAEIMIRKLIQTHFPEHDFLGEEGVEPGPEASSKAVQELEDSEYLWIVDPIDGTTNFVHGFPYFCVSIALAHKGEIIVGVIYDPMRDEMFVAEKGKGAYVHGNLMSVSKETELAGSLMAIGFNPEREFALPNNMKGITALSTRTRSLRAAGAAAMHLAYVAAGRVTGYYEVGLNVWDIAAGVLLVTESGGKVTDTKGNPYSLSTRHLAATNGLIHDELLGVLDEAGATGL is encoded by the coding sequence ATGGAACCAAGCAATAATAAGAACAAGATGCCATATGTCGTCAGCAGCAAGAGCCCGACCGCCGTGGCGATCAATGCTGCGGCCAAAACCGGAGAATGGATCAAGAGCCGGCTTGGAGCATTCAAAGAGCTTGGGACCAAGCTCTCTCCCCAGGATTTGGTGACCGATGTGGATAAGGGTGCGGAGATTATGATCCGCAAGCTGATTCAGACTCATTTTCCCGAACATGATTTTCTGGGAGAAGAAGGGGTTGAGCCGGGGCCGGAGGCATCATCTAAAGCGGTACAAGAACTTGAGGATTCGGAATACTTATGGATTGTTGATCCGATCGACGGAACCACTAATTTTGTACATGGCTTCCCTTATTTTTGTGTATCCATTGCCCTTGCCCATAAAGGTGAAATCATCGTGGGCGTCATTTACGATCCTATGCGTGATGAGATGTTTGTTGCGGAGAAGGGTAAAGGTGCTTATGTACATGGAAATTTGATGAGTGTCTCCAAAGAGACAGAATTAGCCGGAAGCCTAATGGCGATTGGCTTCAATCCGGAGCGGGAGTTCGCGCTGCCTAATAACATGAAGGGAATTACTGCACTTTCAACCCGGACAAGAAGCCTTCGCGCAGCAGGAGCGGCTGCTATGCATCTGGCCTATGTAGCCGCAGGACGGGTAACGGGATATTATGAAGTTGGCCTGAACGTCTGGGATATTGCTGCCGGGGTACTCCTTGTAACGGAATCAGGTGGTAAGGTAACCGATACGAAGGGTAATCCTTATAGTCTGAGTACGCGCCATTTGGCAGCTACGAACGGGCTGATTCATGATGAGCTGCTGGGTGTACTTGATGAAGCAGGGGCCACCGGCCTATAA
- a CDS encoding stalk domain-containing protein, giving the protein MRYAGRMKRLRILPALAFLLALTTVWPLCTSAAADESKYIYHIVSLGDSITAGFEPEMITNSSLVPYGFTDRLKEQGFFHGRTELANYGILGLKSDGLKRYVAAIQEGSKTTPENIQSGLPDPRMADIASGIPKAKADLKAADVITITIGGNDVQPIMEEAAKLPDADLEAKVKSMLDAYTANLKSVLNDLRVLNPDALIVVADQYQPVPEIAGAMGYAKLGKAAKAFTAAIDAVVEERQGDHGLLKVAHVAEVFVGHELAYTHILDKDIHPKQAGYEAMAKVFTQVIFGDYRETEASVGQAPISIVVNGHELKTVNKPVLKNGQTFIAIGDILQAIGATSKWDSKKAAATITYGTRKVVIAIGAKTIQVDGAAVATAAPAFLNKVGKESKTYVPLALLAKGLGLDVQYSTKLKTAFINP; this is encoded by the coding sequence ATGAGATATGCAGGGAGAATGAAGCGGCTTAGGATCTTGCCGGCACTGGCCTTTCTGTTGGCGTTGACCACAGTATGGCCGCTATGCACATCTGCAGCAGCAGATGAGAGCAAGTATATCTATCATATTGTATCTTTAGGAGACTCTATAACAGCAGGCTTTGAGCCGGAAATGATCACAAATTCGAGTCTTGTACCTTACGGGTTCACAGACCGGCTTAAGGAGCAAGGGTTCTTCCACGGCCGGACTGAACTTGCCAACTACGGCATCCTAGGACTGAAGAGTGACGGGTTGAAGCGTTATGTTGCTGCTATCCAGGAAGGAAGTAAGACAACTCCGGAGAATATTCAAAGTGGTTTGCCTGATCCAAGAATGGCAGATATCGCTTCAGGGATTCCTAAGGCGAAGGCAGACCTCAAGGCCGCAGATGTGATCACCATTACGATCGGTGGAAATGATGTGCAGCCAATCATGGAAGAGGCCGCCAAGCTGCCTGATGCGGATTTGGAAGCCAAGGTGAAGAGCATGCTTGATGCTTACACAGCCAATCTGAAGTCCGTATTGAATGATCTTAGAGTGCTCAACCCGGATGCCTTGATTGTCGTAGCAGATCAGTATCAACCGGTACCTGAAATCGCAGGGGCCATGGGCTATGCGAAGCTGGGCAAGGCCGCCAAGGCTTTTACGGCAGCGATTGATGCAGTAGTTGAAGAACGTCAGGGGGATCATGGGCTACTGAAGGTGGCTCATGTTGCAGAAGTGTTTGTAGGCCATGAGCTGGCTTATACGCATATTTTGGATAAAGACATTCATCCCAAGCAAGCTGGTTATGAAGCGATGGCGAAGGTCTTTACCCAAGTGATCTTTGGAGATTACCGCGAGACCGAAGCTTCAGTCGGACAGGCGCCTATATCTATAGTGGTTAACGGGCATGAATTGAAGACTGTCAACAAGCCTGTGTTGAAGAATGGTCAGACCTTTATTGCGATCGGTGATATCCTGCAGGCCATTGGAGCCACCTCGAAATGGGACAGCAAGAAGGCTGCAGCGACTATCACTTATGGAACACGCAAGGTCGTTATTGCGATCGGAGCCAAGACGATTCAGGTTGATGGAGCAGCTGTCGCCACAGCGGCACCGGCTTTCCTAAACAAAGTTGGCAAGGAGTCCAAGACTTATGTTCCCCTAGCTCTGCTTGCCAAGGGACTGGGTCTCGATGTTCAATACAGCACGAAGCTGAAGACGGCATTTATAAATCCATAA